The following proteins are co-located in the Flectobacillus major DSM 103 genome:
- a CDS encoding NAD-dependent epimerase/dehydratase family protein, with the protein MVLITGITGLVGSFVAKYFLGKGYQVAGLKRPNSDLSLLEEQAQAIHWFDGDILDVLALQKILADNGIDRVVHAAALVSFAPKDIDMMNKVNIEGTANVVNACLEASVKKLCFVSSIAALGRKISHDYDKSQVIVIDEKSTWEEDPLNSNYAKSKYLAEMEVWRGLSEGLDIVIVNPSLILGEADWHKSSTQLFKYAFDEHRYYPNGTLNYVDAVDLAKCIYELTLSDISGERFVINAGPISYKTFFEKTATVFRKKAPSKLLSPWLAGVLWRLEAIRSFFTGKAPLLTKETALSSSHHFEYSNKKIKKAIAIEFQPFDTSIERICKNLAQKAQ; encoded by the coding sequence ATGGTATTAATAACAGGTATTACGGGTTTGGTGGGTAGCTTTGTAGCCAAGTATTTTTTGGGCAAAGGCTATCAAGTGGCAGGCTTAAAACGCCCCAATAGTGATTTGTCGTTACTAGAAGAGCAGGCTCAAGCCATTCATTGGTTTGATGGCGACATCTTAGATGTACTCGCCCTTCAAAAAATTTTGGCTGACAACGGTATTGATAGGGTTGTTCATGCAGCGGCACTGGTTTCGTTTGCTCCCAAAGATATTGATATGATGAATAAAGTCAATATAGAAGGGACAGCCAACGTTGTTAATGCTTGTCTTGAGGCTTCTGTCAAAAAATTGTGCTTTGTGAGTTCGATTGCTGCTTTGGGGCGTAAAATTTCTCATGATTATGACAAAAGCCAAGTAATTGTGATAGATGAAAAAAGTACATGGGAAGAAGACCCTCTCAACTCGAACTATGCCAAAAGTAAATACTTAGCCGAAATGGAGGTATGGCGTGGGTTGTCGGAAGGGCTAGATATTGTTATTGTAAACCCATCGTTGATTTTGGGCGAAGCCGATTGGCACAAAAGCAGTACACAATTATTCAAATATGCCTTTGACGAGCATCGCTATTATCCCAACGGTACGCTCAATTATGTAGATGCTGTCGATTTGGCCAAGTGTATTTATGAGCTTACTCTTTCGGATATTTCGGGCGAGCGTTTTGTTATCAATGCTGGACCAATTTCGTACAAAACTTTCTTTGAGAAAACTGCTACTGTATTTCGTAAAAAAGCACCCTCCAAACTACTTTCGCCATGGCTGGCAGGTGTTTTATGGCGTTTAGAGGCCATAAGAAGCTTTTTTACAGGCAAGGCCCCTTTACTTACCAAAGAAACGGCTCTTTCGTCGAGTCATCATTTTGAATATAGCAACAAAAAGATCAAGAAGGCTATTGCCATTGAATTTCAGCCTTTCGATACCAGTATTGAACGTATTTGTAAGAATCTTGCCCAAAAAGCACAATAA
- a CDS encoding beta-N-acetylhexosaminidase — protein sequence MKKILSLICFWVGSHFITAQNTYNIIPLPQKLEQKTGAFSISPKTNVVTSTNDDDFTHVAQLLIDQLNLVSGTTRKLVVGNKSVANNSIQFFKNEQIAEEGYVLNVSSKNISISAKTGKGAFYGLQSLLQLMPNQIFGQEKVSNINWTVPNCTIEDAPRYSYRGLHLDVGRHFFPVSFIKKYIDLIALHKLNTFHWHLTEDQGWRIEIKKYPKLTQISSKRKETVVGRAYSKKFDGQEYGGFYTQDEVKEVVAYAKSKFVTVIPEIEMPGHSQAVLAAYPEFGCNPDKIYQVATDWGVYEDVFCPREETFTFLENVLTEVMDLFPSQYIHIGGDECPKKQWKESRFCQDIIQRNGLKDEHGLQSYFIGRIDKFITSKGRKMIGWDEILEGGLSPNATVMSWRGTEGGIAAAKENHDAIMTPGSHVYLDHYQADPKTEPLAIGGFTTLERIYSYEPTPTDLTPEQQKHIIGVQANVWTEYMKTSDYVEYMVFPRASALAEVAWTPKESKNYDHFAKRMKAHAGRLEKLHVNFYKGFLK from the coding sequence ATGAAAAAAATACTTTCCTTAATTTGCTTTTGGGTAGGTTCTCATTTTATTACTGCTCAAAACACGTATAACATTATTCCATTGCCACAAAAGCTAGAGCAAAAAACAGGTGCTTTTTCCATTAGCCCCAAAACCAACGTAGTAACAAGTACCAACGATGATGATTTTACGCATGTGGCTCAGTTGTTAATCGACCAGCTCAATTTGGTATCAGGTACTACCCGCAAACTTGTTGTAGGAAATAAAAGTGTTGCTAATAATAGCATCCAGTTTTTCAAAAATGAGCAAATAGCAGAAGAAGGATATGTCTTGAATGTAAGTAGCAAAAACATTAGTATTTCGGCCAAAACAGGCAAGGGTGCGTTTTATGGCTTACAAAGTTTGCTACAATTGATGCCAAATCAAATTTTTGGCCAAGAAAAAGTTAGCAATATTAATTGGACAGTACCCAACTGTACAATCGAAGATGCTCCACGTTATTCTTACCGTGGGCTGCATCTGGATGTAGGCCGCCATTTTTTCCCTGTGTCATTTATCAAAAAATATATCGACCTTATTGCCCTTCACAAATTAAATACTTTTCACTGGCATTTAACAGAAGACCAAGGCTGGAGAATTGAAATTAAGAAATATCCGAAACTTACGCAGATTTCGTCGAAACGCAAAGAAACCGTAGTTGGACGTGCCTATTCAAAGAAATTTGACGGACAAGAGTACGGTGGTTTCTATACTCAAGACGAAGTAAAAGAAGTTGTAGCGTATGCCAAATCAAAGTTTGTAACAGTTATTCCTGAAATAGAAATGCCAGGCCACTCGCAAGCAGTGTTGGCAGCGTATCCAGAATTTGGCTGTAATCCAGACAAAATTTACCAAGTAGCTACCGATTGGGGTGTTTACGAAGACGTATTTTGTCCACGAGAAGAAACATTTACTTTCCTAGAAAATGTTTTGACAGAAGTAATGGACTTGTTCCCTAGCCAGTATATCCATATTGGGGGTGACGAATGCCCGAAAAAACAATGGAAAGAAAGCCGTTTTTGCCAAGATATTATTCAACGCAATGGCCTAAAAGATGAGCATGGTTTGCAAAGTTATTTTATTGGCCGTATTGATAAATTTATTACCTCGAAAGGACGTAAAATGATTGGTTGGGACGAAATTTTGGAAGGTGGCTTGTCGCCCAATGCAACAGTAATGTCGTGGAGAGGTACAGAAGGAGGAATTGCAGCGGCTAAAGAAAACCACGATGCAATTATGACCCCAGGAAGTCATGTGTATTTAGACCACTATCAGGCCGACCCCAAAACAGAACCTTTGGCTATTGGAGGGTTTACTACTTTGGAGAGAATATATTCTTATGAACCAACGCCTACAGACTTGACACCAGAGCAACAAAAGCACATTATTGGTGTTCAGGCTAATGTTTGGACAGAATACATGAAAACTAGCGATTACGTAGAATATATGGTTTTTCCAAGAGCATCGGCGTTGGCTGAAGTAGCATGGACACCCAAAGAAAGTAAAAATTATGACCATTTTGCTAAACGAATGAAAGCTCATGCTGGTCGTTTAGAAAAGCTACATGTTAATTTTTACAAGGGCTTTTTAAAATAG
- a CDS encoding ExbD/TolR family protein has translation MNIRKRTREQSEVETGALADILFFLMMFFLMISTLASPDAIKLLLPESSTAQQTATKENIRLTVDENNQYFVDDVPVSFDVLESYLAEQAKSKNSETVILRISKDRTVQDLAKIYDIVARLNLALVMATDKQ, from the coding sequence ATGAATATTAGAAAACGAACAAGAGAACAATCAGAAGTTGAAACGGGTGCTTTGGCTGATATTCTTTTCTTCTTAATGATGTTTTTCCTGATGATTTCGACATTGGCTAGCCCCGATGCCATCAAACTGCTTTTGCCTGAGTCTAGCACGGCTCAGCAAACAGCCACCAAGGAAAATATCAGATTGACTGTAGATGAGAATAATCAATATTTTGTAGATGACGTGCCTGTAAGCTTTGATGTGCTAGAAAGCTATTTAGCCGAGCAAGCAAAAAGCAAAAATTCAGAAACGGTGATTTTGAGAATCTCAAAAGACAGAACCGTTCAGGATTTGGCCAAAATATATGATATTGTAGCCCGCTTAAATTTAGCTTTAGTAATGGCAACAGACAAACAATAA
- a CDS encoding MgtC/SapB family protein, which translates to MSDIEILWNHITRNEDLIKLIASIIVGAIIGGEREYHSKSAGLRTFTLICVGSTIFTILSEKVGQGVSPDRISANIVTGVGFLGAGIIFKVDDRVKGLTTAAIIWVTAALGMAIGDGHILLSFLGAIFVFGILQFFITLEKWIHKYGETRNYRIVMRRTHEGFPKLEEFFRQNHMQAKKGKQVFREGIFICYWSVRGQTSKHERLAKRLLSDERIIELEY; encoded by the coding sequence ATGAGCGATATAGAGATTTTGTGGAATCATATAACCCGAAATGAGGATTTGATTAAATTGATAGCTTCGATTATTGTAGGTGCTATTATTGGGGGCGAACGAGAATATCATAGCAAATCGGCAGGATTACGAACATTTACATTGATATGTGTGGGCTCAACTATATTTACTATTCTATCTGAAAAAGTAGGTCAAGGTGTTTCGCCAGACAGAATTTCGGCCAATATTGTTACTGGTGTCGGTTTTTTAGGAGCAGGGATTATCTTTAAGGTAGACGACAGGGTAAAAGGACTCACTACGGCTGCTATTATTTGGGTTACAGCAGCATTGGGAATGGCCATTGGCGACGGGCATATTTTGTTGTCGTTTCTTGGTGCAATTTTTGTGTTTGGTATTTTACAGTTTTTTATTACGCTCGAAAAATGGATTCATAAATACGGTGAAACTCGTAATTATAGAATTGTGATGCGAAGAACTCATGAGGGTTTTCCAAAACTAGAAGAGTTTTTTAGACAAAATCACATGCAGGCAAAAAAAGGGAAACAGGTATTTCGAGAAGGAATTTTTATTTGTTATTGGTCGGTACGTGGGCAAACTTCCAAACACGAGCGACTCGCCAAACGGCTACTTTCGGACGAAAGAATTATCGAGCTTGAGTATTAA
- a CDS encoding Ppx/GppA phosphatase family protein: MKKAIIDLGTNTFQLLIVEQAGTHFELIHEDSYAAKIGKGGISQGIITPEGIERAIAGLNHFKEIWEKEGILTSQVLATATSAVRNAKNGEAFCQAILDATGINIQVISGEEEAGLIYEGVKLGTHIGKTPSMIMDIGGGSVEFIICDQDRIYWKQSFEIGGQRLMDKFMNSDPISPRSVGLLRDYLEEQLLPLTNAVHQYAPECIIGSAGSFETLVDMYSMKHFGEWPPRTQVSFELPITDFYDSFLALVSNGHNERMAIPGMIELRVDMIVVGVCLIDFVLKRYDIQQIKVSTYALKEGILSRLLSQA, encoded by the coding sequence ATGAAAAAAGCTATTATTGATTTAGGAACAAATACCTTTCAGCTATTGATTGTAGAACAAGCAGGAACACACTTTGAGTTGATTCATGAAGATAGCTATGCTGCCAAAATAGGCAAGGGAGGTATTTCGCAGGGTATTATTACGCCAGAAGGCATAGAAAGGGCTATTGCAGGACTGAATCATTTTAAGGAAATATGGGAAAAAGAGGGCATTTTGACCAGTCAGGTGCTAGCCACGGCCACCAGTGCCGTTCGAAATGCTAAGAATGGCGAAGCCTTTTGCCAAGCAATCTTGGATGCTACGGGTATCAACATACAGGTGATTTCGGGCGAGGAAGAAGCTGGCCTTATTTATGAGGGGGTAAAACTAGGTACTCATATTGGCAAAACACCTTCGATGATTATGGATATTGGTGGAGGAAGTGTTGAATTTATTATATGCGACCAAGACCGAATTTATTGGAAACAAAGTTTTGAGATCGGTGGCCAAAGGCTCATGGACAAGTTTATGAACTCCGACCCTATTTCACCTCGCTCGGTAGGCTTACTTCGTGACTACCTCGAAGAACAACTCTTGCCCCTTACCAATGCCGTACATCAGTATGCTCCCGAATGTATTATTGGTTCGGCTGGCTCGTTTGAAACCTTGGTGGATATGTATTCGATGAAACATTTTGGCGAGTGGCCTCCTCGTACACAAGTGAGTTTTGAACTACCTATTACCGATTTTTATGATTCTTTTTTGGCATTGGTGTCGAATGGCCACAACGAGCGAATGGCAATTCCGGGTATGATAGAACTACGGGTAGATATGATTGTGGTAGGCGTGTGCTTGATTGACTTTGTTTTGAAAAGATATGATATTCAACAAATAAAGGTGTCGACCTATGCACTCAAAGAAGGGATTTTATCAAGACTATTGTCGCAAGCCTAA
- a CDS encoding VanZ family protein, producing MKTLDTLLKNKSLSIICGIMILVLCSIPSHELPQNLGFSDKAEHFIAFGVWSFLTIYSFRNTFFTFIAGILFGIGIEFWQSILPESFHRSFDWYDAVADTIGVILGIIVFLAIHKAKLVEKE from the coding sequence ATGAAAACCTTAGATACTCTTCTAAAAAACAAGTCGCTTTCTATAATATGTGGTATCATGATATTGGTTTTATGCTCTATACCCAGTCATGAATTACCTCAAAACTTAGGTTTCAGTGACAAAGCTGAACATTTTATTGCATTTGGAGTATGGTCATTTTTAACGATTTACTCATTCAGAAATACCTTTTTCACCTTTATAGCAGGTATTCTGTTTGGTATAGGTATCGAGTTTTGGCAAAGTATATTACCTGAATCTTTTCATCGTTCGTTCGATTGGTACGATGCTGTAGCCGATACAATTGGCGTAATACTGGGTATTATTGTATTTTTAGCTATTCATAAAGCAAAACTAGTAGAAAAAGAATAA
- a CDS encoding homoserine kinase, whose amino-acid sequence MTDSIKVFAPATVANVACGFDIFGFAVDNPGDELILKKSTNRGVKINKIEGDDGRLPLDASKNTAGIAILKFLEAIGEEGQGFEMDLKKLMPLGSGLGSSAASSVAGVFAANELMGRPLAQKDLLPFAMEGEFIACGSAHADNVGPSLMGGFVVIRSYDPLDIIQLKTPKELYATIVHPHIEVNTKDARNILKREISLKNTITQMGNVAGLVAGLMLPDYDLISRSLVDVIIEPIRSILIPQFDDVKNAALENGALGCSISGSGPSMFALSKDLFTANRVGKAMQDGFAKVGIGSECYVSGINQAGPVVLG is encoded by the coding sequence ATGACAGATTCGATAAAAGTATTTGCCCCTGCAACAGTTGCTAATGTTGCCTGTGGTTTTGATATATTTGGTTTTGCAGTTGATAACCCTGGCGATGAGCTTATCCTTAAAAAGTCGACTAATAGGGGGGTCAAAATCAATAAAATAGAGGGCGACGACGGGCGTTTGCCTTTGGATGCAAGCAAAAATACTGCAGGTATTGCAATTCTAAAGTTTTTGGAAGCCATAGGCGAGGAGGGACAAGGCTTTGAAATGGACTTGAAAAAACTCATGCCATTGGGGTCGGGACTTGGCTCGTCGGCGGCTTCGTCGGTAGCAGGTGTTTTTGCTGCTAACGAACTTATGGGGCGACCTTTGGCTCAGAAAGACCTATTGCCTTTTGCTATGGAGGGCGAATTTATTGCTTGTGGGTCGGCTCATGCCGATAACGTTGGGCCTAGCCTTATGGGCGGGTTTGTTGTAATTAGGAGCTACGACCCTCTGGACATTATTCAGCTCAAAACTCCCAAAGAGTTATACGCTACAATTGTGCATCCGCATATCGAGGTGAATACCAAAGATGCCCGCAATATTTTGAAAAGAGAGATTTCTTTGAAAAATACTATCACTCAGATGGGAAACGTGGCTGGTTTGGTGGCAGGCTTGATGCTACCCGACTATGATCTAATTTCTCGTTCGTTAGTAGATGTAATCATAGAGCCAATTCGTTCAATCTTAATTCCTCAGTTTGACGATGTTAAAAATGCAGCTTTAGAAAACGGTGCTTTAGGATGCTCTATATCTGGTTCAGGGCCTTCGATGTTTGCTTTGTCGAAAGATTTATTTACCGCCAATCGTGTGGGTAAAGCCATGCAAGATGGTTTTGCCAAAGTGGGTATTGGTTCTGAATGTTATGTGTCAGGTATCAATCAAGCAGGGCCTGTGGTATTAGGATAA
- a CDS encoding GAF domain-containing hybrid sensor histidine kinase/response regulator, which yields MILAAKPENELERLAVLQEYQILDTLPEKDFDDIVKIASEICNTPISTITLIDRDRQWFKAKVGLEVNESPRETSFCAHAILDHQVPLIISDAREDERFFDNPLTIGEPFVIFYAGVPLVTDNGQALGTLCVIDNQPKQLRDDQVVALKALANQIMSQFDLRKRTLELQSIREDLELKNKELLEAKQRLEIAIKAKSAFLSMMSHEIRTPLHAILGNINFLLEESPRPDQEVPLNVLKFTGETLLTIINDILDYSKLEAKKVQLEQISFHIRDLVTNIVSINIHRAKERGNKIVVNIADNVPQYLLGDPTRLVQIINNLVSNAVKFTKNGSVTIQISVKEHGEDFDNLLFEIIDTGIGIPQESIDKIFEEFSQASTMTTRQFGGTGLGLAIIKNLLNLFGSQIHVSSKMGEGSNFYFEIKSKRIEQNIVRKEKLTDFNFNGFDVLAVDDNEINLKIVSRNLVKKGISVKTFLSPLEALESVKSGVNYDLIIVDLQMPDMNGFELAGEIRKILPNVPIIASSADNNSETIEMAIQAGMNDYLLKPHTPQEIYILLAKHLSFASEE from the coding sequence ATGATATTGGCAGCTAAACCAGAAAATGAGTTAGAGCGATTGGCAGTCTTACAAGAATACCAGATTCTTGATACATTACCAGAGAAGGATTTTGATGATATTGTAAAAATTGCTTCTGAGATTTGTAATACCCCCATTTCGACAATTACCCTCATAGATAGAGATAGACAGTGGTTTAAAGCCAAAGTTGGCTTAGAAGTAAATGAATCCCCTCGGGAAACTTCGTTTTGTGCTCATGCTATCCTCGATCATCAAGTTCCACTTATTATTTCGGATGCCCGAGAAGATGAACGCTTTTTCGATAATCCACTTACTATTGGCGAGCCTTTTGTAATTTTTTATGCTGGTGTACCACTTGTTACCGACAATGGCCAAGCCTTAGGAACGCTGTGCGTAATAGATAACCAGCCTAAACAGCTCCGAGACGACCAAGTGGTAGCTTTGAAAGCTTTGGCAAATCAAATTATGAGTCAATTTGATTTGCGTAAAAGAACACTTGAGCTACAGAGTATTCGAGAAGATTTGGAGTTGAAAAATAAAGAATTACTTGAAGCCAAACAAAGACTTGAAATAGCCATAAAAGCCAAATCAGCGTTTTTGTCGATGATGAGCCATGAAATCAGAACTCCGCTGCATGCTATTTTAGGGAATATCAATTTTCTGTTGGAAGAATCGCCTCGGCCAGATCAAGAAGTACCGCTTAATGTTCTCAAATTTACAGGCGAAACTCTTCTTACAATTATCAATGATATTTTAGATTATAGCAAACTCGAAGCTAAAAAGGTACAGTTAGAACAAATTTCGTTTCATATCCGTGATTTGGTAACTAATATTGTCAGTATCAATATTCACCGAGCCAAAGAACGAGGCAACAAAATCGTTGTAAATATTGCCGACAATGTGCCTCAATATTTGTTGGGCGATCCTACTCGTTTAGTACAAATTATTAATAATTTGGTATCTAATGCTGTAAAATTCACCAAAAATGGTTCTGTAACTATCCAAATTAGTGTAAAAGAACATGGTGAAGATTTTGACAACTTGTTGTTTGAAATAATAGATACAGGAATAGGTATTCCACAAGAATCAATCGATAAAATATTTGAAGAGTTTTCACAGGCCTCTACTATGACCACCCGTCAATTTGGAGGTACAGGACTTGGTCTTGCTATCATCAAAAACCTTTTAAACTTATTTGGTAGCCAGATTCATGTGAGTAGCAAGATGGGCGAAGGCTCAAATTTTTATTTTGAAATAAAATCGAAACGAATTGAGCAGAATATTGTAAGAAAAGAAAAACTAACTGATTTTAATTTCAATGGATTTGATGTATTGGCTGTAGACGACAATGAGATTAACCTCAAGATTGTATCCAGAAACTTGGTAAAAAAAGGTATTTCGGTCAAAACATTTCTGTCGCCTCTCGAAGCACTGGAATCGGTCAAATCGGGGGTTAACTATGATTTAATTATTGTAGATTTACAAATGCCCGATATGAATGGCTTTGAATTGGCTGGCGAAATACGCAAAATTTTACCGAATGTGCCAATTATTGCTAGCTCGGCTGATAACAATTCTGAAACCATCGAGATGGCAATTCAGGCAGGAATGAACGACTACCTACTTAAACCTCACACGCCACAAGAAATTTATATTCTTTTGGCCAAGCATCTATCTTTTGCTTCTGAAGAATAA
- a CDS encoding MotA/TolQ/ExbB proton channel family protein: protein MTTLLSILLQTVIDSDTTATTITTVTKAGEDLNLLGLLEKGGWVMIPIFVLFFIALFLFVERYLYISKTSKLDNTFLFSIKEMLYSGNIQGAVNYCKTSPFPIARLLEKGLTRIGSPMRDIENAIENTARVEIYNMEKNLGILSAIAKIAPMFGFLGTVSGMIRTFHNIAMANKIDISTIASGIYEKMVTSATGLMVGIIAYFFYTILTTMIDRTVNKMEVTAIDFLDILHKPATK from the coding sequence ATGACGACTCTTCTAAGTATCTTACTACAGACTGTCATTGATTCCGACACAACTGCAACGACTATTACTACTGTTACCAAAGCTGGTGAGGACTTAAATTTATTAGGACTTCTCGAAAAAGGGGGCTGGGTAATGATTCCAATTTTTGTGTTGTTTTTCATTGCTCTTTTCCTATTTGTTGAGCGTTACTTGTATATCAGTAAAACTTCTAAGCTAGATAATACCTTCTTGTTCTCTATCAAAGAAATGCTGTATTCTGGCAATATACAAGGAGCTGTTAATTACTGTAAAACTTCGCCATTCCCAATAGCTCGTTTGTTGGAAAAAGGACTTACAAGAATTGGATCGCCAATGCGAGACATCGAAAATGCTATCGAAAATACCGCAAGAGTCGAAATTTATAATATGGAAAAAAACCTTGGTATTCTTTCGGCCATTGCCAAAATTGCCCCAATGTTTGGTTTCTTGGGTACGGTTTCGGGTATGATTCGTACTTTTCATAATATTGCAATGGCCAACAAAATCGATATTAGTACTATTGCGAGTGGTATCTACGAAAAAATGGTAACCTCGGCTACTGGTTTGATGGTGGGTATTATAGCATATTTCTTTTATACCATTTTGACAACCATGATTGACCGTACTGTAAACAAAATGGAAGTTACAGCCATCGATTTCTTGGATATTCTTCATAAACCTGCAACCAAATAA
- a CDS encoding DUF1572 family protein, with the protein MTLALTLFQLFERDLTRLKAELNLYSLEENIWKMDKNIANSAGNLTLHLIGNLNTYIGAELGQSGYIRNRPLEFSDKNVPRQILIQKIDDTLSMLKKALSTLNSTDFEQQYPILVFEEKTSTEYLLVHLCTHLSYHLGQINYHRRLLDA; encoded by the coding sequence ATGACTTTAGCCTTAACGCTTTTCCAACTTTTTGAAAGAGATTTGACTCGATTAAAAGCTGAATTGAACCTTTATAGTTTGGAGGAAAATATCTGGAAAATGGATAAAAATATTGCTAATTCTGCTGGAAACCTTACATTACACCTTATTGGCAATCTCAATACTTATATTGGTGCTGAGCTTGGGCAGTCGGGGTATATCAGAAATAGACCTTTGGAGTTTTCCGACAAAAATGTACCTCGACAGATATTGATACAAAAAATTGATGATACCTTGTCTATGCTAAAAAAGGCGCTATCAACCTTGAATTCGACCGATTTTGAGCAACAATATCCTATTTTAGTTTTTGAAGAAAAAACCAGTACCGAATACCTTTTAGTACATCTTTGTACGCATTTGAGTTATCATTTAGGACAAATCAACTATCATAGAAGGTTATTGGATGCGTAA